The proteins below are encoded in one region of Chitinophagales bacterium:
- a CDS encoding glycosyltransferase, translated as MPRILRIINRLNLGGPTLNVAYLSRFLAPEFDTMLVAGMIDETEESAAFITDEMGLKPVYIPEMYREIHPLKDRLAYNRLKKLIRAYQPDIVHTHAAKAGTLGRLAAAACDVPVIVHTFHGHVFHSYFPAWQTQMFIAIERYLAKKSTRIICISDKQKEELTTAYRICPPEKAVVIPLGFDLQKFSSGLTEARKKFREYYLVAEDEIVIVIIGRLVPVKNHALFLRALQSVQGRTSKKIRAFIVGDGEERNAIEAKASSLQLDFTDFHSHPRSALLTFTSWIREVEEVYAGADIVALTSLNEGTPVSLIEAQAAGKPIVTTDAGGITDIVVPGKNALVTATSDQQAFTENLLLLIEDDLLRKKMTGYDSAAVTARFHYKRLMEEMATLYRLMLDEKSHRHRK; from the coding sequence ATGCCCAGGATCCTCCGCATTATCAATCGCCTTAACCTTGGAGGCCCCACCTTGAATGTTGCCTATCTCTCCAGGTTTCTTGCGCCTGAGTTTGACACCATGCTCGTTGCCGGTATGATCGACGAAACCGAAGAGAGCGCTGCCTTCATCACGGATGAAATGGGATTAAAGCCCGTTTATATTCCTGAAATGTACCGCGAAATTCATCCCCTGAAAGACAGGCTTGCCTATAACCGGTTAAAAAAATTAATCCGTGCTTATCAGCCCGACATCGTTCATACACATGCCGCCAAGGCAGGCACACTGGGCCGCCTGGCAGCTGCTGCATGTGATGTACCAGTAATTGTGCACACTTTTCATGGCCATGTTTTTCATTCCTATTTTCCGGCCTGGCAAACACAAATGTTCATCGCCATCGAAAGGTATCTCGCTAAAAAAAGTACCCGCATTATTTGTATCAGCGATAAACAAAAGGAGGAACTCACCACTGCGTACAGGATTTGCCCGCCGGAAAAAGCAGTGGTCATACCGCTGGGTTTTGATCTTCAGAAATTTTCATCCGGCTTAACGGAGGCACGTAAGAAATTCAGGGAGTATTACCTGGTAGCTGAGGATGAAATAGTGATTGTAATAATAGGGCGGCTCGTGCCGGTAAAAAATCATGCGTTGTTCCTGAGAGCTCTCCAGTCGGTACAGGGCAGGACATCAAAAAAAATAAGAGCCTTCATTGTAGGAGACGGAGAAGAGCGGAATGCTATTGAAGCAAAAGCTTCTTCACTGCAGCTTGACTTTACCGACTTTCACAGCCATCCGCGAAGTGCCCTGCTCACCTTTACGTCATGGATCAGGGAGGTGGAGGAAGTATATGCCGGTGCTGACATCGTCGCACTCACTTCACTGAATGAAGGCACGCCGGTGAGCCTGATTGAAGCACAGGCAGCAGGCAAACCGATTGTTACCACAGATGCCGGCGGCATCACGGATATTGTCGTACCCGGAAAAAACGCGCTTGTAACAGCCACCAGCGATCAACAGGCATTTACGGAAAACCTGTTGCTGCTGATAGAAGATGATTTACTGCGAAAAAAAATGACGGGCTATGATTCCGCCGCGGTGACGGCCCGCTTTCATTACAAACGGCTGATGGAAGAAATGGCGACGCTGTATCGCCTGATGCTTGACGAAAAAAGTCATCGTCATCGTAAATGA